The following coding sequences lie in one Methylotenera versatilis 301 genomic window:
- a CDS encoding helicase-related protein: protein MAQHYAKSFTQARLLNRHHHFYLGPTNSGKTYQALIALEKAQSGVYLAPLRLLAMEIRDRLVAAGVPCNLITGEERVLMAGAQHTASTIEMMNPSKTVEVAIIDEIQMLQDGDRGSAWTTALVGVPASQVFICGSTAVTAPCVAAIEAMDETYEITYLARKTPLVLEDESICGKHYSRQKLKPKLQKGDAIIAFSRKDVLTFSARFRQWGFTVASIYGALSPEVRRTESERFCTGKADILVATDAIGMGLNLPIRRVIFSNIHKFDGVASRHLNSTEVRQIAGRAGRFGIYDTGYISVFENDELIHIEHMLSTDDTSDLTKLPVSISFSQIGEISHKLHTRKIAEVLIYHQQRTRIHSELFAQTSLSTQIAQAILVDEHAPTMSLKDKFIFVCAPISLDVAFEKDYYLLCLKSVVDSKMRHLPAPPNWLGSESPKHLEAAELLSHNLSLYAWLSFKFPNTFVDGDEVRPYRQRVSRYIESALLTQAGYGDTTREIDYLKLKSY from the coding sequence ATGGCACAACATTACGCAAAAAGTTTTACTCAAGCTCGCTTGCTTAATCGCCATCATCATTTTTACCTAGGTCCAACTAATTCCGGTAAAACCTATCAGGCACTTATCGCACTAGAAAAAGCGCAGTCTGGCGTTTATTTAGCACCTCTCAGATTATTAGCCATGGAAATTCGTGATCGGCTAGTTGCCGCAGGTGTACCGTGTAACCTGATTACTGGGGAAGAGCGTGTGTTAATGGCTGGTGCACAGCATACTGCCTCTACCATCGAAATGATGAATCCATCTAAGACCGTGGAAGTTGCAATCATTGACGAAATTCAAATGCTGCAAGATGGCGATAGAGGTAGTGCATGGACGACCGCCTTAGTTGGCGTACCAGCAAGTCAGGTGTTTATCTGCGGCTCAACCGCTGTGACTGCGCCTTGCGTTGCAGCTATTGAAGCCATGGATGAAACCTATGAAATCACTTATTTAGCTAGAAAAACGCCATTGGTGTTAGAGGATGAAAGCATTTGTGGCAAGCATTATAGCCGTCAAAAATTAAAGCCAAAACTACAAAAAGGTGATGCGATTATTGCTTTTAGCCGCAAAGATGTGCTGACTTTCTCCGCAAGGTTTCGGCAATGGGGGTTTACCGTGGCGAGCATCTACGGCGCACTTTCACCTGAAGTGCGCAGAACCGAGTCCGAGCGTTTTTGTACAGGCAAAGCTGATATTTTGGTGGCAACCGATGCGATTGGCATGGGTTTGAATCTGCCGATTCGACGTGTGATTTTTTCAAATATTCATAAATTTGATGGCGTAGCTTCCCGCCACCTTAACTCAACCGAAGTGCGCCAGATTGCTGGGCGTGCAGGTCGATTCGGCATTTATGATACTGGTTATATAAGCGTATTCGAGAACGATGAGTTGATACATATTGAGCACATGCTAAGTACAGACGATACGTCCGACTTAACAAAACTGCCGGTCAGTATTAGCTTTAGTCAAATTGGCGAAATTTCTCATAAATTACACACCAGAAAAATCGCAGAAGTCCTCATTTACCATCAGCAAAGAACGCGTATACATTCTGAGCTATTCGCACAAACGTCACTTAGCACTCAAATTGCCCAAGCCATATTAGTAGATGAGCATGCGCCTACCATGTCGCTCAAAGACAAATTCATCTTCGTCTGCGCGCCAATTTCGCTCGATGTCGCGTTTGAGAAAGACTATTACCTACTTTGTTTGAAAAGCGTGGTTGACTCCAAAATGCGTCACTTACCAGCCCCGCCCAACTGGCTAGGGTCAGAAAGTCCTAAGCATTTAGAAGCAGCAGAATTGTTAAGCCATAACTTAAGCTTATACGCATGGTTAAGCTTTAAGTTTCCAAATACTTTTGTGGATGGAGATGAAGTCCGTCCTTACAGACAGCGTGTCAGTCGTTACATTGAAAGTGCGCTACTCACCCAAGCAGGCTATGGAGATACCACAAGGGAAATTGATTATTTAAAGCTTAAAAGCTATTAA
- a CDS encoding N-acetylmuramoyl-L-alanine amidase — MMSFNKMNNAFGSCKKTIYWGLMLLVSFTFTELNFAASAQAVNIVTAARVWPAQDYTRITLESAQPFVYKMSVIQNPDRVVVDIENIDLNLVVKSLSEKILASDPYIKQIRVAKFQQNVVRLVVDLKTEAKPNAFTLMPTGDYKYRLVLDVYPLKDPLMAMIAERDTVSNSTNASSSTQTEVSNQVTVAQESTSSSSQPQVIVEPLPPQIESTEPNATKTTKPAETTKPVELPIAKVEVKTLEVKNSEVKNQEVKSQGASQNAAQDTAPTKSKKSGRQIIIAIDAGHGGEDPGARGANGSHEKDVTLMIAKKLKEKIDGEPNMRGVLTRDSDFFIPLHGRVVKARNMQADLFVSIHADAFTNQSAKGSSVFALSERGATSASARYLAKKENESDLIGGVSLDDKDPVLARTLLDLSQTATINDSLKLGKAVLTQIGAINTLHTSRVEQAAFAVLKSPDIPSILVETAFISNPEEERRLNDADYQDKLVTSILTGIKKYFATNPALAKTKVALE; from the coding sequence ATGATGAGCTTTAATAAAATGAACAATGCTTTTGGGTCATGTAAAAAAACCATATATTGGGGCTTGATGCTGTTGGTAAGTTTTACTTTTACAGAACTTAATTTTGCTGCATCAGCGCAAGCGGTGAATATTGTTACGGCTGCTCGTGTATGGCCGGCGCAAGATTACACGCGCATCACACTAGAGTCTGCACAACCGTTTGTTTATAAAATGTCCGTGATTCAAAATCCTGATCGCGTGGTGGTGGATATTGAAAATATCGATTTAAACCTCGTGGTTAAATCATTAAGCGAAAAGATTCTAGCAAGCGATCCTTATATTAAGCAAATTCGCGTCGCTAAGTTTCAGCAAAATGTGGTGCGTCTAGTCGTAGATTTAAAAACGGAAGCCAAACCCAACGCCTTTACTTTAATGCCAACAGGCGATTATAAATACCGCTTGGTGCTTGATGTTTATCCTCTTAAAGACCCACTCATGGCGATGATTGCAGAGCGTGATACTGTGTCTAACTCTACAAATGCTAGCTCATCTACACAAACTGAAGTGTCAAATCAAGTAACTGTTGCGCAAGAGTCAACTAGCAGTTCAAGCCAGCCACAGGTTATTGTAGAGCCTTTGCCGCCACAAATTGAGTCTACCGAACCCAATGCCACTAAAACAACTAAACCTGCTGAAACAACCAAGCCAGTTGAACTACCTATAGCTAAAGTAGAAGTTAAAACACTGGAAGTTAAGAACTCAGAAGTTAAAAACCAAGAGGTCAAAAGTCAGGGAGCTAGTCAAAATGCTGCACAAGACACAGCCCCAACCAAGTCAAAAAAAAGTGGCCGTCAAATCATCATTGCGATTGATGCTGGTCACGGTGGGGAAGATCCAGGCGCGCGAGGCGCCAATGGTAGCCATGAAAAAGATGTCACTTTAATGATTGCTAAAAAACTCAAAGAAAAAATTGATGGCGAGCCAAATATGCGAGGTGTACTCACGCGCGACAGTGACTTTTTTATTCCGTTGCATGGTCGTGTAGTGAAAGCACGCAATATGCAGGCTGATTTATTCGTCTCTATTCATGCAGATGCATTTACCAATCAATCCGCAAAAGGCTCCTCAGTATTTGCTTTATCTGAGCGCGGTGCAACCAGTGCCAGTGCGCGCTACTTGGCTAAAAAGGAAAATGAGTCTGATTTAATTGGCGGCGTGAGTTTAGATGATAAGGATCCTGTGCTGGCGAGAACCTTGCTTGATCTATCGCAAACCGCAACGATCAACGATAGCTTAAAGTTAGGTAAAGCAGTATTGACACAAATTGGTGCAATCAATACTTTACATACCAGCCGTGTTGAACAGGCGGCTTTTGCAGTGTTGAAATCACCTGATATTCCGTCAATTTTGGTTGAAACTGCTTTTATTAGTAATCCAGAAGAAGAGCGCCGACTGAACGATGCGGACTATCAAGATAAGCTAGTCACTTCGATTTTGACAGGAATTAAAAAATACTTTGCTACGAACCCAGCGCTAGCTAAAACCAAAGTGGCACTGGAATAA
- a CDS encoding MBL fold metallo-hydrolase encodes MELTFLGATGTVTGSKYLLTCETDNGTRRILVDCGLFQGLKQLRLKNWAALPINPKDVDVVVLTHAHIDHTGYLPLFVKNGFSGKVYCTEATRDLCDILLPDSAHLQEEEADYANRRGFSKHKPALPLYTKEDADNALELLVAVDFEQTVDLGDGLTLTFTPNGHILGSAFVRIQYKKTSIVFSGDIGRPNDILMKPPVRLKQADYLVLESTYGNRLHEHDDPKVKLAAVINKTVKRKGVVLIPVFAVGRAQELLYYIHLLKVSGAISKDIPVYLNSPMAVDATAIFSHHSGEHRLSPDQCSALSHTANMVNSVEESKRLNETKGPMIILSASGMASGGRVVHHLKAFAPKPNNTILFVGFQAAGTRGSAMLDGAESIKIHGEYVPVRADVELISNLSAHAEYSEIIDWLGGFESPPKKTFITHGEPVAADAMRLHIEEQLHWSVEVPEYLEKVTLI; translated from the coding sequence ATGGAATTAACATTTCTAGGTGCCACAGGCACAGTGACAGGATCTAAATACCTGCTCACTTGCGAGACTGATAATGGAACTAGGCGCATTCTGGTTGATTGTGGCTTGTTTCAGGGCTTAAAACAGTTACGACTTAAAAATTGGGCAGCGCTACCAATCAATCCTAAAGATGTCGATGTTGTGGTATTAACACACGCACATATTGACCATACCGGCTACTTGCCTCTTTTTGTTAAAAATGGTTTTTCTGGGAAAGTGTACTGTACTGAGGCTACACGGGATTTATGCGATATTCTGCTGCCTGATTCGGCGCATTTGCAAGAGGAAGAGGCTGACTACGCTAATCGACGTGGTTTTTCAAAACATAAGCCTGCGCTACCGCTTTATACCAAAGAAGATGCCGACAATGCGCTGGAACTGCTAGTCGCAGTAGATTTTGAGCAAACCGTTGATTTGGGTGATGGCTTGACTCTTACTTTCACACCAAATGGACACATTCTAGGTTCAGCATTTGTCCGTATTCAGTACAAAAAAACGTCAATTGTCTTTTCAGGCGATATTGGGCGACCCAATGATATTTTGATGAAGCCACCCGTTAGGCTCAAGCAAGCAGATTATCTGGTACTGGAATCTACTTACGGAAATCGCTTGCACGAGCATGACGATCCCAAAGTTAAATTAGCAGCGGTGATCAATAAAACAGTCAAACGCAAAGGCGTGGTACTTATCCCTGTATTTGCCGTGGGCAGGGCGCAAGAGCTGCTTTATTACATTCACTTACTCAAGGTATCTGGCGCTATATCCAAAGATATTCCAGTGTATTTGAATAGCCCAATGGCCGTGGATGCCACAGCGATATTTAGCCATCATAGCGGAGAGCATCGCCTATCGCCAGATCAATGTAGTGCACTTAGTCATACTGCAAATATGGTCAATAGCGTGGAGGAGTCTAAGCGCTTGAATGAAACCAAAGGGCCTATGATTATACTCTCAGCAAGTGGTATGGCCTCTGGCGGTCGCGTAGTGCATCATTTGAAGGCCTTTGCGCCTAAACCAAACAACACCATTCTATTCGTAGGTTTTCAGGCAGCAGGTACACGCGGTTCAGCCATGTTGGATGGTGCTGAAAGCATCAAAATTCACGGTGAGTACGTGCCGGTTCGCGCTGATGTTGAGTTGATTTCCAATCTATCTGCGCATGCGGAGTATTCGGAAATCATTGATTGGCTGGGTGGTTTTGAATCGCCACCAAAAAAAACTTTTATTACGCACGGTGAGCCTGTTGCAGCTGATGCAATGAGGCTTCACATTGAAGAGCAGTTGCATTGGTCAGTTGAAGTGCCAGAATATTTAGAAAAAGTGACGCTTATTTAA
- a CDS encoding methyl-accepting chemotaxis protein, with product MKRNQGSASYANHEFDITSETFGHLINISGRQRMLSQRIILNIFLSTHGHEDALKIARDDLQLFRDSHHALVIGNSEMPGVFFENLRLAYYSELDGHKKNLEFINLAEKTLNAYEANYRTAQGLLDELGLLAMPIVKLLNQITLVYETESKEFVKLEQKKRRYLMNDIQNIAKQAKIVAVNAQISAARAGEIGREFSVVATELTNITEKIDSLVKTALLDFS from the coding sequence ATGAAACGTAATCAAGGGTCAGCAAGTTATGCAAACCATGAGTTTGACATCACCAGTGAAACATTTGGTCATTTAATTAACATTTCAGGGCGCCAACGCATGCTGTCACAGCGCATCATCTTGAACATATTTCTTTCAACTCATGGTCACGAAGATGCGCTAAAAATAGCCCGTGATGATTTGCAATTGTTTAGAGATAGTCATCATGCCTTGGTGATTGGTAATAGTGAAATGCCAGGTGTTTTCTTTGAAAATCTCAGGCTTGCCTACTATAGTGAGTTAGATGGGCACAAAAAGAACCTAGAATTCATTAATCTGGCGGAAAAAACACTCAATGCTTATGAGGCTAATTACCGCACTGCACAAGGCTTATTAGATGAATTGGGCTTACTGGCAATGCCAATTGTAAAGCTGCTAAATCAAATCACGCTGGTGTATGAAACTGAATCTAAAGAGTTTGTGAAATTAGAGCAAAAGAAGCGTCGTTACTTAATGAATGACATTCAGAACATTGCGAAGCAAGCTAAAATTGTGGCTGTCAATGCACAGATTTCTGCTGCACGCGCTGGTGAAATAGGGCGTGAATTTTCTGTTGTGGCAACTGAGTTGACGAATATTACTGAGAAAATTGATTCTTTAGTTAAAACGGCACTACTTGATTTTAGTTAA
- the tsaE gene encoding tRNA (adenosine(37)-N6)-threonylcarbamoyltransferase complex ATPase subunit type 1 TsaE: MDSNFTRDLADEAATLAFGVALAKAIQPNLTIYLHGDLGAGKTTLVRGLLHALGHVGKVKSPTYTLVEPYDIKYNVTSSLMLYHFDLYRFNDEEEWESAGFRDYFNANSVCVIEWPEKAENVLPTPDINITFSIKNVGKNLGRSVNLSAHSTLGQQCLHTISTQSK; this comes from the coding sequence ATGGATAGCAATTTTACACGTGATTTAGCCGACGAGGCAGCAACCTTAGCTTTTGGTGTTGCCCTTGCGAAGGCTATACAGCCAAATTTAACCATCTACTTGCATGGGGATTTAGGGGCAGGAAAAACTACCTTGGTACGCGGCTTGTTGCATGCTTTGGGGCATGTGGGGAAGGTTAAAAGTCCTACCTATACGCTGGTTGAGCCTTATGACATTAAATATAATGTAACTTCGAGTTTAATGTTGTATCATTTTGACTTATATCGTTTTAATGATGAAGAAGAGTGGGAGTCTGCTGGATTTAGGGATTACTTTAATGCCAATAGTGTGTGCGTGATTGAGTGGCCTGAGAAGGCGGAAAATGTGCTACCAACACCAGATATTAATATTACTTTTTCAATTAAAAATGTAGGTAAAAATTTAGGACGTAGTGTTAATCTATCAGCACACTCAACATTAGGACAACAATGTCTGCACACAATTTCTACTCAGAGCAAATGA